A window of the Egibacter rhizosphaerae genome harbors these coding sequences:
- a CDS encoding cell wall-binding repeat-containing protein — translation MVRSAPAPRATARRLGTLAGGLLAAALWLAVGTEGVTAAEEPVSGTPTERWSGDTRYTTAVTISQHTHPTSDANRVLLATGDTFPDALAASTTDHPLLLTPTCGPLPDDVAAELARLQPTELIALGGPQAICDTTLDHAADAADAPVQRWAGDTRYTTAVTINQHTHPTSDADRVLLATGDTFPDALAASTTDHPLLLTPTCGPLPDDVAAELARLQPTELIALGGPQAICDTTLDHAADAADAPVQRWAGDTRYTTAVTISQHTHPTSDSDRVLLATGDTFPDALAASTTDHPLLLTPTCGPLPDDVAAELARLQPTELIALGGPQAICDTTLDHARLASDGPAPEDGAEQERSGEDRETAAVFEWAGHEWETSDRHGGPGPTTFDPDHVTVTPEGDLRLRLDGVDGAWHGAEVATTEPVGGYGTYRWTIAVDDVAEWGLIPVLGLFTYDWRAPEEGHREIDIELARWGSESVGNLWYTVWADDSGEPDNNDPGVELGGDRTVQEFTWTPGRIHWETRHAATGEVLGAWSIDDPARVPAPGEERTMMNLWLMNGDPPDRGEVEVRIEDFAFTPP, via the coding sequence ATGGTCCGGAGCGCTCCGGCACCGCGGGCCACCGCACGCCGCCTCGGCACGCTGGCCGGTGGGCTGCTCGCGGCCGCGCTGTGGCTCGCCGTAGGCACGGAGGGAGTCACCGCCGCGGAGGAGCCGGTGTCCGGCACCCCCACCGAGCGCTGGTCCGGCGACACCCGCTACACCACCGCCGTGACCATCAGCCAACACACCCACCCCACCAGCGACGCCAACCGCGTCCTGCTGGCCACCGGCGACACCTTCCCCGACGCCCTCGCCGCCAGCACCACCGACCACCCCCTGCTACTCACCCCCACCTGCGGCCCCCTGCCCGACGACGTCGCCGCCGAACTCGCCCGCCTACAACCCACCGAACTCATCGCCCTCGGCGGCCCCCAAGCCATCTGCGACACCACCCTCGACCACGCCGCCGACGCCGCCGACGCACCCGTCCAACGCTGGGCCGGCGACACCCGCTACACCACCGCCGTGACCATCAACCAACACACCCACCCCACCAGCGACGCCGACCGCGTCCTGCTGGCCACCGGCGACACCTTCCCCGACGCCCTCGCCGCCAGCACCACCGACCACCCCCTGCTACTCACCCCCACCTGCGGCCCCCTGCCCGACGACGTCGCCGCCGAACTCGCCCGCCTGCAACCCACCGAACTCATCGCCCTCGGCGGCCCCCAAGCCATCTGCGACACCACCCTCGACCACGCCGCCGACGCCGCCGACGCACCCGTCCAACGCTGGGCCGGCGACACCCGCTACACCACCGCCGTGACCATCAGCCAACACACCCACCCCACCAGCGACTCCGACCGCGTCCTACTGGCCACCGGCGACACCTTCCCCGACGCCCTCGCCGCCAGCACCACCGACCACCCCCTGCTGCTCACCCCCACCTGCGGCCCCCTGCCCGACGACGTCGCCGCCGAACTCGCCCGCCTACAACCCACCGAACTCATCGCCCTCGGCGGCCCCCAAGCCATCTGCGACACCACCCTCGACCACGCACGGCTGGCCTCGGACGGGCCCGCACCCGAGGATGGAGCCGAACAGGAGCGCTCCGGCGAGGACAGGGAGACCGCAGCGGTGTTCGAGTGGGCCGGCCACGAGTGGGAGACGAGCGACCGGCACGGAGGCCCCGGGCCGACGACGTTCGATCCCGACCACGTCACGGTGACGCCCGAAGGGGACCTGCGGCTGCGCCTCGACGGGGTCGACGGGGCGTGGCACGGCGCCGAGGTCGCCACCACCGAGCCCGTCGGTGGCTACGGGACCTACCGCTGGACGATCGCCGTCGACGACGTGGCGGAGTGGGGCCTCATCCCGGTGCTCGGGCTGTTCACCTACGACTGGCGGGCGCCCGAGGAGGGTCACCGCGAGATCGACATCGAGCTCGCGCGCTGGGGCTCGGAGTCCGTCGGCAACCTCTGGTACACGGTCTGGGCCGACGACTCCGGGGAGCCGGACAACAACGACCCGGGAGTCGAGCTCGGGGGCGACCGGACGGTGCAGGAGTTCACGTGGACGCCGGGTCGCATCCACTGGGAGACGCGCCACGCGGCGACCGGCGAGGTCCTGGGGGCATGGAGCATCGACGATCCGGCGCGGGTTCCCGCTCCCGGCGAGGAGCGCACCATGATGAACCTCTGGCTTATGAACGGGGATCCACCCGACCGAGGTGAGGTCGAGGTGCGCATCGAGGACTTCGCGTTC
- a CDS encoding ATP-binding protein, with protein MLHGRAGLSPIMVGREAELAALRALLGRVPGDDGLPPVAVVGGEAGVGKTRLLRELCETTDARVLAAQAQEGDAARPFALLRAVLASTVAAWEAFPDELRAREHAIRHVLHPLLSLAPHHAGDHAAEAPDEQHSAEEFALAAAALLQHAVGEGPAVVVLEDLHWADAESIALWERLTVSPGLPALLVATFRPEHVDRRHALARALPEIERQRSVAHVPVDRLTPEALTELLAAVYGKPATATTVQTLHARTLGNAFFVEELIAGSGTGDPDDLPGAELPWNAAEAVLRRVDELDAETRAVLDAAAVLGPRVDFELLAAVIGVGERDLLAHLHELERRGLVTEGAADVFGFRHALAREAISSQLFDRERRRLHDAALAALEDGGSDDYVALAQHAAAAGRRDALARFAGQGARRLLAEGASGEALRLAELALADPDELASDREASLREHAAQAAWRVGALEVAGHHAEVWRARAAEQGDLAGEARALRQLASVRWFEADTQAHWEALEAALEVARQLGDHPEHAWCLAYRSQRHGLTGEGEEAVRWADAALELAERIGSEEIVPFTLVNKGIVLTDTPGREEEGLDLLDRARREAQRLDQPHALIRACHNALVCLLHEMPGRLDEARRVLALNVDATRRYGHDIFAFDLVDQESQLAAVEGDLDQAERVVSGRPTRYPVLTAQNRAVLAAERGEAEPARSTFSAALEADGPGVGDRGDGSGPSPPIGRDGTARGGSPVVTGFLGAVAAHLLDDPELARRSVARVLAHVSERPPGNRGFAGHLCDTILNVARFDEVGDDQLEELHRAALAEHQTNRLPEVARLADAEAALAERRGDHATAVVRARDALARSDLPLAVTWYAEARARLARALAALGEREQAQAEAQAALAHLERWPGVRRERIAALARRLGAASPHEGRGTDEGAGLTAREREVLRLIAQGHSNREIAERLFIARKTAAVHVSNILRKTGTASRTEAAAWAHAHRLTEPSEPAG; from the coding sequence ATGCTGCACGGTCGTGCAGGGCTCTCGCCGATCATGGTCGGCCGCGAGGCCGAGCTCGCGGCCTTGCGCGCCCTGCTGGGTCGCGTCCCCGGCGACGACGGGCTGCCGCCGGTCGCGGTCGTCGGCGGTGAGGCCGGCGTGGGCAAGACCCGCCTGCTGCGGGAGCTCTGCGAGACGACCGACGCGCGCGTGCTCGCCGCGCAGGCGCAGGAGGGCGACGCGGCCCGGCCGTTCGCCTTGCTTCGGGCGGTACTCGCCTCGACCGTCGCGGCCTGGGAGGCGTTTCCCGACGAACTGCGCGCCCGCGAGCACGCGATCCGCCACGTCCTGCACCCGCTCCTGTCCCTCGCGCCCCACCACGCCGGCGACCATGCGGCCGAGGCGCCCGACGAGCAGCACTCGGCCGAGGAGTTCGCCCTGGCCGCTGCCGCGCTCTTGCAGCACGCCGTCGGCGAAGGTCCCGCGGTCGTCGTCCTCGAGGACCTGCACTGGGCGGATGCCGAGAGCATCGCGCTCTGGGAGCGGCTGACGGTCTCGCCCGGCCTGCCGGCCCTGCTCGTGGCCACGTTCCGGCCCGAGCACGTCGACCGCAGACATGCCCTCGCACGGGCGCTGCCCGAGATCGAGCGCCAACGCAGCGTCGCCCATGTCCCGGTCGACCGGCTCACGCCCGAGGCGTTGACCGAGCTCCTCGCGGCGGTGTACGGCAAGCCCGCGACCGCCACGACGGTGCAGACCCTGCACGCCCGCACCCTCGGCAACGCGTTCTTCGTGGAGGAATTGATCGCTGGGTCCGGGACGGGCGATCCCGACGACCTGCCCGGTGCGGAGCTGCCGTGGAACGCTGCCGAGGCGGTGCTGCGTCGCGTCGACGAGCTCGACGCCGAGACCCGCGCGGTGCTCGACGCGGCCGCGGTGCTGGGGCCGAGAGTCGACTTCGAGCTCCTCGCGGCGGTCATCGGGGTCGGCGAGCGCGACCTGCTCGCGCACCTGCACGAGCTCGAACGCCGGGGGCTCGTGACCGAGGGGGCGGCCGACGTCTTCGGGTTCCGTCATGCCCTGGCCCGCGAAGCGATCAGCAGCCAACTCTTCGACCGGGAACGGCGGCGGTTGCACGACGCCGCGCTCGCCGCGCTGGAGGACGGTGGCTCCGACGATTACGTCGCGCTCGCCCAGCACGCCGCGGCCGCCGGCCGGCGCGACGCCCTGGCGCGCTTCGCCGGGCAGGGTGCCCGTCGACTGCTCGCCGAGGGCGCGTCTGGCGAGGCACTGCGACTCGCCGAGCTCGCGCTCGCCGACCCCGACGAGCTCGCGTCCGACCGCGAGGCCTCCCTGCGCGAACACGCCGCTCAGGCCGCGTGGCGCGTCGGCGCGCTGGAGGTCGCCGGGCACCACGCCGAGGTGTGGCGGGCGAGGGCTGCCGAGCAGGGCGACCTCGCGGGCGAGGCGCGGGCGCTGCGCCAGCTCGCCTCGGTGCGGTGGTTCGAGGCGGACACGCAGGCCCACTGGGAGGCGCTCGAGGCCGCGCTCGAGGTCGCCCGCCAGCTCGGCGACCATCCGGAACACGCGTGGTGCCTCGCCTACCGCTCGCAGCGCCACGGGCTCACGGGCGAGGGCGAGGAAGCGGTCCGCTGGGCGGACGCGGCCCTCGAACTGGCCGAGCGGATCGGCAGTGAGGAGATCGTGCCGTTCACCCTCGTCAACAAGGGGATCGTCCTCACGGACACGCCCGGCCGGGAGGAGGAGGGCCTCGACCTGCTCGACCGCGCGCGGCGGGAGGCCCAGCGCCTCGACCAGCCGCATGCCCTCATCCGGGCGTGCCACAACGCGCTCGTGTGCCTGCTCCACGAGATGCCGGGCCGGCTCGACGAGGCCCGGCGAGTCCTCGCCCTCAACGTCGACGCGACGCGGCGGTACGGGCACGACATCTTCGCCTTCGACCTCGTGGACCAGGAGTCGCAGCTCGCGGCCGTCGAAGGCGACCTCGACCAGGCCGAGCGGGTGGTCTCGGGCCGGCCAACCCGCTACCCGGTGCTCACCGCGCAGAACCGCGCCGTGCTCGCCGCGGAGCGCGGGGAGGCCGAACCGGCCCGGTCAACGTTCTCGGCGGCGCTGGAGGCCGACGGGCCGGGGGTGGGCGACCGGGGCGATGGGTCTGGCCCGTCGCCTCCCATCGGGCGGGACGGAACCGCTCGCGGAGGGTCGCCCGTGGTCACCGGGTTCCTCGGGGCGGTCGCGGCCCACCTGCTCGACGATCCCGAGCTGGCGCGACGCAGCGTGGCTCGAGTGCTCGCGCACGTCAGCGAGCGGCCGCCCGGCAATCGCGGCTTCGCCGGGCACCTGTGCGACACCATCCTCAACGTCGCGCGGTTCGACGAGGTGGGCGACGACCAGCTGGAGGAGTTGCACCGGGCCGCCCTGGCCGAGCACCAGACCAACCGGTTGCCGGAGGTCGCCCGGCTCGCCGACGCCGAGGCCGCGCTCGCCGAGCGTCGCGGGGACCACGCCACGGCGGTCGTCCGCGCCCGAGACGCGCTGGCGCGGTCGGACCTCCCGCTGGCGGTGACCTGGTATGCCGAGGCTCGGGCGCGGCTGGCCCGGGCGCTGGCGGCGCTGGGTGAGCGGGAGCAAGCGCAGGCAGAGGCGCAGGCGGCGCTCGCGCACCTCGAACGCTGGCCGGGGGTGCGGCGCGAGCGCATCGCCGCGCTCGCGCGGCGCCTGGGCGCGGCCTCCCCCCACGAGGGCCGCGGAACCGACGAGGGCGCAGGGCTGACCGCCCGCGAACGCGAGGTGCTGCGGCTCATCGCGCAGGGCCACTCGAACCGCGAGATCGCCGAGCGGCTGTTCATCGCGCGCAAGACCGCGGCGGTGCACGTCTCGAACATCCTGCGCAAGACCGGGACGGCCTCGCGCACCGAGGCCGCGGCCTGGGCGCACGCCCATCGCCTCACCGAGCCGTCGGAGCCCGCCGGCTGA
- a CDS encoding acetoin utilization protein AcuC — protein sequence MATALIWQDERILYDFGPDHPLKPIRVELTVSLIRACGFTDREGVLTLPREPFTTDDVLRIHTEQYVDAVRKQSADPDPYAPIRHGLGLGDNPVFRGMHEASLEVCGASVAAAKAVWEGTAIHAFNPAGGLHHAMPDRASGFCIYDDPAFAIDWLLRHGAERVAYLDVDTHHGDGPQEIFYDDPRVLTVSLHESGRYLFPGTGFPNEIGAGDAVGTSLNVPLEPATPGDVWFEAFEAVVPPALDAFRPQVIVTQLGCDTHVTDPLAHLALTTDDYTHIAQRLHALAHEHSEGRWVATGGGGYRLATVVPRAWTIYFAELAGAELPIEVPWPWLHEAEEATGERPPEAFLDGPVRMADERRGMVRSAAFDAVETLKTSAFEQLERHT from the coding sequence ATGGCGACCGCCCTCATCTGGCAGGACGAGCGGATCCTCTACGACTTCGGGCCCGACCACCCCCTGAAGCCGATCCGCGTCGAGTTGACCGTCTCGCTGATCCGTGCCTGCGGGTTCACCGACCGTGAGGGGGTGCTGACCCTCCCGCGCGAGCCGTTCACCACGGACGACGTCCTGCGGATCCACACCGAGCAGTACGTCGACGCGGTGCGGAAGCAGTCGGCCGACCCCGACCCGTACGCGCCGATCCGGCACGGGCTCGGGCTCGGCGACAACCCCGTCTTCCGCGGGATGCACGAGGCCTCCCTGGAGGTCTGCGGCGCATCCGTGGCCGCGGCGAAGGCCGTGTGGGAGGGCACGGCGATCCACGCCTTCAACCCGGCCGGTGGGCTGCACCACGCCATGCCCGACCGCGCGAGCGGGTTCTGCATCTACGACGACCCGGCGTTCGCGATCGACTGGTTGCTGCGGCACGGCGCCGAGCGCGTCGCCTACCTCGACGTCGACACCCACCACGGCGACGGGCCGCAGGAGATCTTCTACGACGACCCGCGGGTGCTCACCGTCAGCCTCCACGAGTCCGGTCGCTACCTGTTCCCGGGCACGGGGTTCCCGAACGAGATCGGCGCCGGCGACGCGGTGGGCACGAGCCTGAACGTCCCGCTCGAGCCGGCGACGCCCGGCGACGTCTGGTTCGAGGCGTTCGAGGCGGTCGTCCCGCCCGCCCTCGATGCGTTCCGCCCGCAGGTGATCGTCACGCAACTGGGCTGCGACACCCACGTCACCGACCCGCTCGCGCACCTCGCGCTCACCACCGACGACTACACCCACATCGCCCAGCGGCTGCATGCCCTCGCCCACGAGCACAGCGAGGGTCGCTGGGTCGCGACCGGCGGCGGGGGCTACCGCCTCGCGACCGTGGTGCCGCGGGCCTGGACGATCTACTTCGCGGAGCTCGCCGGGGCGGAGCTGCCGATCGAGGTGCCGTGGCCGTGGCTGCACGAGGCCGAGGAGGCGACCGGGGAGCGTCCCCCCGAGGCCTTCCTGGACGGCCCGGTGCGGATGGCCGACGAGCGGCGCGGGATGGTCCGCAGTGCGGCGTTCGACGCGGTCGAGACGCTCAAGACCAGCGCCTTCGAGCAGCTGGAGCGGCACACGTGA
- a CDS encoding phosphatase yields the protein MRAGRRRPATGDLRGHLEWTRLAGEVATTPRQVLVNCSKARNGSPDYSFGLPDVAGTPLRELVDAVRDVCGGDPGGARDLDGPGWIDPDRAVDAIERHRRSLAHAAAEQATVLVATGHPTGLLAHYAAIVRALQSRGCAVATPLDDTFVYETERGRPVGIRFTDGVGGEFDGANLRHTHRPDLMERMLDATVGRIDLVIADHGLAGAAIARGLPTLSIADVNDPALPLAQARGLTNAVLPLDDNLAPRHYLPVTEHMLDWG from the coding sequence GTGAGGGCGGGACGGCGGCGACCCGCAACCGGCGATCTCCGGGGGCACCTCGAGTGGACGCGACTCGCGGGCGAGGTGGCCACGACCCCCCGGCAGGTCCTCGTGAACTGCTCCAAGGCCCGCAACGGTTCCCCGGACTACTCCTTCGGGCTGCCCGATGTCGCGGGCACGCCGCTGCGGGAGCTCGTCGACGCGGTGCGCGACGTCTGCGGCGGCGATCCCGGCGGCGCCCGCGACCTCGACGGGCCCGGTTGGATCGACCCCGACCGCGCGGTGGACGCGATCGAGCGGCACCGGCGCAGCCTTGCCCACGCGGCCGCCGAGCAGGCGACGGTGCTGGTCGCCACCGGCCATCCCACCGGCCTGCTCGCGCACTACGCCGCGATCGTCCGCGCCTTGCAGTCCCGGGGCTGTGCCGTGGCGACCCCGCTCGACGACACGTTCGTGTACGAGACCGAACGGGGCCGGCCGGTCGGGATCCGCTTTACCGACGGGGTGGGCGGCGAGTTCGACGGGGCGAACCTGCGGCACACCCACCGGCCGGACCTGATGGAGCGGATGCTCGACGCGACCGTCGGGCGCATCGACCTCGTGATCGCCGACCACGGCCTCGCCGGCGCGGCCATCGCCCGAGGGCTGCCGACCCTGTCGATCGCCGACGTCAACGACCCCGCGCTGCCGCTGGCGCAAGCGCGTGGCCTCACGAACGCCGTGCTGCCACTCGACGACAACCTGGCGCCGCGGCACTACCTCCCGGTGACCGAGCACATGCTCGACTGGGGCTGA
- a CDS encoding quinone oxidoreductase family protein, whose product MRAIRITEFGGPEVLELAEVPDPEPGDGEELIEVDHAGVNYADTHQTEDSYLAPTTLPMTPGAEVVGRTPDGRRVVALTGTGGYAQRAVARACAVFDVPDEVGDGTAAALLLQGTTAWHALHTSARVRAGESVVVHAAAGGVGSLAVQLAKQAGCAPVVAAASTEEKRRLARDLGADATIDARAEDLKGAIEEAVGGKADVVLEMVGGPTFDASLAALAPFGRLVTYGMAGRQPASDVAPAKLLGRSRGIIGFWLAHAFADPPRLLGKPLADLFTAVERGELTAIVGSSYPLSEAGRAHEDLRARRTVGKVLLDPST is encoded by the coding sequence TTGCGCGCGATCCGCATCACCGAGTTCGGCGGACCGGAGGTCCTGGAGCTCGCCGAGGTCCCCGATCCCGAGCCGGGCGACGGCGAGGAGCTGATCGAGGTCGATCACGCCGGCGTCAACTACGCCGACACCCACCAGACCGAGGACTCCTACCTCGCGCCGACGACGCTGCCGATGACCCCGGGCGCCGAGGTGGTTGGCCGCACCCCGGACGGTCGGCGGGTCGTCGCGCTCACCGGCACGGGCGGCTACGCGCAGCGGGCCGTCGCCCGCGCCTGCGCGGTGTTCGACGTGCCCGACGAGGTCGGTGACGGCACCGCGGCCGCGCTCCTGTTGCAGGGCACGACCGCCTGGCACGCGCTGCACACGAGTGCCCGGGTGCGTGCCGGCGAGTCGGTCGTCGTGCACGCCGCCGCGGGCGGCGTCGGCTCCCTCGCCGTCCAGCTCGCCAAGCAGGCCGGCTGCGCGCCGGTCGTCGCCGCGGCCTCCACCGAGGAGAAGCGTCGGCTCGCCCGCGACCTCGGCGCGGACGCGACCATCGACGCGCGGGCCGAGGACCTCAAGGGCGCCATCGAGGAGGCCGTGGGCGGCAAGGCCGACGTCGTGCTCGAGATGGTCGGCGGACCGACATTCGACGCCAGCCTCGCGGCGCTGGCGCCCTTCGGGCGGCTCGTCACCTACGGGATGGCCGGCCGGCAACCCGCGAGCGACGTCGCTCCCGCCAAGCTGCTCGGCAGGAGCCGCGGCATCATCGGCTTCTGGCTCGCGCACGCCTTCGCGGACCCCCCGAGGTTGCTCGGCAAGCCGCTCGCCGACCTGTTCACGGCCGTCGAGCGCGGGGAGCTGACCGCGATCGTCGGCAGCAGCTACCCCCTGTCGGAGGCCGGGCGCGCACACGAGGACCTGCGGGCGCGCCGCACCGTCGGCAAGGTGCTGCTCGACCCCTCGACGTAG
- a CDS encoding DUF1028 domain-containing protein, producing the protein MTLSIVARCPETGQLGIAAATGTPGVGKLLTWAEPHAGAIATQGWVNPYLGADGIDLLAHGHPAHRVLGAVLTLDPAPEQRQIGVVDASGNVAHHTGEACEGWAGVETGDGLSVQGNLLQSGHGVTACRETFEASEGELVARLLAALAAGVTSGGDHRGERSATVYVVEAERYPIWDVRIDESHEPVAELERLQGVLHRELMSQLRLLPTRRDPRGRTAPPHREGLA; encoded by the coding sequence ATGACCTTGTCGATCGTGGCGCGCTGCCCAGAGACCGGCCAGCTCGGCATCGCGGCCGCCACCGGTACCCCTGGGGTCGGCAAGCTGCTCACGTGGGCCGAACCCCACGCCGGCGCGATCGCCACGCAGGGTTGGGTCAACCCCTACCTCGGCGCGGACGGGATCGACCTGCTCGCCCACGGACATCCCGCTCACCGCGTGCTCGGCGCGGTCCTGACGCTCGATCCCGCCCCCGAGCAACGTCAGATCGGCGTCGTCGACGCGTCCGGCAACGTCGCCCACCACACCGGGGAGGCCTGCGAGGGCTGGGCGGGCGTCGAGACCGGCGACGGACTGTCGGTGCAGGGCAACCTGCTGCAGAGCGGGCACGGCGTCACCGCCTGCCGCGAGACCTTCGAGGCGTCCGAGGGTGAGCTCGTCGCGCGGCTGCTCGCGGCACTGGCGGCCGGCGTGACCTCGGGCGGCGACCATCGCGGCGAGCGCTCGGCGACCGTCTACGTCGTCGAGGCGGAGCGCTACCCGATCTGGGACGTGCGAATCGACGAGTCCCACGAGCCCGTCGCCGAGCTGGAGCGGCTCCAGGGCGTGCTGCATCGCGAGCTGATGAGCCAGCTGCGCCTCCTGCCCACCCGCCGGGATCCGCGGGGCCGGACGGCACCGCCGCATCGCGAGGGTCTGGCGTAG
- a CDS encoding DUF2905 domain-containing protein, with protein MERTIGTVLVALGIAAVVIGLLVRVGAFSWFGRLPGDLRFEGESSQVFIPITSMLIVSVVLSLLLSFLFNR; from the coding sequence ATGGAACGCACGATCGGCACCGTCCTCGTGGCGCTCGGCATCGCGGCGGTCGTCATCGGCCTGCTCGTGCGGGTCGGGGCCTTCTCGTGGTTCGGTCGGCTGCCGGGTGACCTGCGCTTCGAGGGCGAGAGCTCGCAGGTGTTCATCCCGATCACCTCGATGCTCATCGTCTCGGTGGTCCTGTCGCTGCTGCTGTCGTTCCTGTTCAACCGCTGA
- a CDS encoding SAM hydrolase/SAM-dependent halogenase family protein translates to MPGLVTFLSDFGLADPFVGLCHVAVLAQAPEARIVDLGHEVAPQNVRQGAARLADAVAHVPEPATHLAVVDPGVGSARHALVLVAGGHRLVGPDNGLLLEAAERLGGVAGAWALVPPAEASATFHGRDVFAPAAGRLAAGAAPGALAQPLDPETLVTLPSRPVHASVGRARAGVRDLDRYGNVQLALPAADLDRAGIPSALRVRAGDRVVAATRVRTFAELAPGRAGVLVDSFGWAAVVVAGGSAAAALEVVPDDEVELVPG, encoded by the coding sequence ATGCCCGGCCTGGTGACCTTCCTGTCCGACTTCGGCCTGGCGGACCCGTTCGTAGGCCTCTGCCACGTGGCGGTCCTCGCGCAGGCGCCCGAGGCGCGCATCGTCGACCTCGGTCACGAGGTGGCGCCCCAGAACGTGCGCCAGGGGGCCGCCCGGCTGGCCGACGCCGTGGCTCACGTCCCCGAGCCGGCGACCCATCTCGCGGTCGTCGATCCCGGGGTCGGCTCCGCGCGCCACGCGCTCGTGCTCGTCGCCGGGGGGCACCGCCTGGTCGGGCCCGACAACGGCCTGCTCCTCGAGGCCGCCGAGCGGCTCGGCGGTGTCGCGGGGGCCTGGGCCCTGGTCCCACCCGCCGAGGCGTCGGCGACCTTCCACGGTCGCGACGTGTTCGCGCCCGCAGCGGGACGTCTCGCCGCCGGCGCCGCCCCGGGCGCCCTCGCGCAGCCGCTCGACCCCGAGACGCTGGTGACGCTGCCGTCCCGCCCGGTGCACGCATCAGTCGGGCGAGCACGAGCCGGCGTGCGCGACCTCGACCGCTACGGCAACGTGCAGCTCGCACTCCCGGCCGCGGACCTCGACCGGGCGGGGATCCCGTCGGCACTGCGCGTGCGTGCGGGGGACCGGGTGGTGGCCGCGACGCGCGTGCGGACCTTCGCCGAGCTCGCGCCGGGCCGCGCGGGGGTGCTGGTCGACAGCTTCGGGTGGGCGGCCGTCGTCGTGGCCGGCGGGTCGGCGGCTGCGGCCCTCGAGGTCGTGCCGGACGACGAGGTCGAGCTGGTCCCCGGATAG
- a CDS encoding NAD-dependent epimerase/dehydratase family protein yields the protein MADEHGRRILVTGISGALAGALVQRLEADDRVDYVGGVDLDDPCVPLERAEFIRADLRNPLVARVIESTGVDTLVHLALVTTPAQGGGRARMKELNVIGTMQLLAAAQKAPRLERVVVRSSTALYGSHYRDPALFGEDSTIDVSSRAGYAKDAGEVEGYARGLARRRPDLTLTLLRLANTVGPTVETPLTRYFQLPVAPTVLGYDPRLQLLHEDDAVEVLQRATMEGHPGLYNVAGPGIVYLSQAIRLAGKVEAPLPRPLLPLVAGWLRSAGLVDFSPDQLQFLLFGRVADTTRLQRTFGFMPEHDTRTALTDFLAERAVEPLIEPERVEELEARLLGLARRTLRTGGQPAPGDREDRAASRATARPPAPQEPVATPGGHDGIDGRPGDREGDRP from the coding sequence GTGGCCGACGAGCACGGACGCCGGATCCTCGTCACCGGGATCTCCGGTGCGCTGGCCGGTGCGCTCGTCCAGCGGCTCGAAGCCGACGACCGGGTCGACTACGTCGGGGGCGTCGACCTCGACGACCCGTGCGTCCCGCTCGAGCGGGCCGAGTTCATCCGAGCCGACCTGCGCAACCCGCTCGTTGCGCGGGTGATCGAGTCGACCGGGGTGGACACGCTGGTACACCTCGCGCTCGTCACCACGCCCGCCCAGGGCGGGGGGCGCGCCCGCATGAAGGAGCTCAACGTCATCGGGACGATGCAGCTCCTCGCCGCGGCACAGAAGGCGCCCCGGCTCGAGCGGGTCGTGGTCCGCTCCAGCACCGCGCTCTACGGCAGCCACTACCGGGACCCGGCGCTGTTCGGCGAGGACAGCACCATCGACGTCAGCTCGCGCGCCGGCTACGCGAAGGACGCGGGCGAGGTCGAGGGCTACGCCCGCGGCCTCGCCCGACGCCGGCCCGACCTCACCCTCACGCTCCTGCGGCTCGCGAACACCGTCGGCCCGACCGTCGAGACCCCGCTCACCCGCTACTTCCAGCTGCCCGTCGCGCCGACCGTGCTCGGCTACGACCCGCGGCTGCAGCTCTTGCACGAGGACGACGCGGTCGAGGTCCTGCAGCGCGCGACGATGGAGGGCCATCCCGGCCTCTACAACGTGGCCGGGCCCGGGATCGTCTACCTGTCGCAGGCGATCCGGCTCGCCGGCAAGGTCGAGGCGCCCCTGCCGCGCCCGCTGCTGCCGCTCGTCGCCGGCTGGTTGCGCAGTGCGGGGCTCGTCGACTTCTCCCCGGACCAGCTCCAGTTCCTGCTCTTCGGTCGGGTGGCGGACACGACCCGCCTGCAGCGCACCTTCGGGTTCATGCCCGAGCACGACACCCGCACCGCGCTGACCGACTTCCTCGCCGAGCGCGCGGTGGAGCCGCTGATCGAGCCTGAACGGGTCGAGGAGCTGGAGGCCCGGCTGCTCGGCCTCGCGCGCCGGACGCTGCGGACCGGTGGGCAGCCCGCCCCCGGGGATCGCGAGGATCGCGCCGCGTCCCGGGCGACCGCCCGTCCTCCCGCCCCGCAGGAACCCGTCGCCACACCCGGTGGCCACGACGGGATCGATGGGCGCCCCGGCGACCGGGAGGGCGACCGACCATGA